The following are encoded together in the Kribbella sp. CA-293567 genome:
- the rplI gene encoding 50S ribosomal protein L9, producing the protein MKLILAQEVEGLGAPGEIVEVKDGYGRNYLVPRGLAIGWTRGAEKQIQSIKRARDARAIQGKEHASEVKNQLEQLGVQLDVKAGETGRLFGSVTPADIAGAIKSAGGPLIEKRAITIGSPIKTTGKHAVSVQLHPDVAATVRLEVVAV; encoded by the coding sequence TGGCGCAGGAGGTCGAGGGCCTCGGAGCCCCCGGCGAGATCGTCGAGGTCAAGGACGGCTACGGCCGTAACTACCTCGTTCCGCGTGGCCTGGCCATCGGCTGGACCCGTGGCGCGGAGAAGCAGATCCAGTCGATCAAGCGGGCGCGTGACGCCCGGGCGATCCAGGGCAAGGAGCACGCGAGCGAGGTCAAGAACCAGCTCGAGCAGCTCGGCGTCCAGCTGGACGTGAAGGCCGGCGAGACCGGTCGCCTGTTCGGCTCGGTCACCCCGGCGGACATCGCCGGCGCGATCAAGTCCGCGGGTGGACCGCTGATCGAGAAGCGGGCGATCACCATCGGCTCGCCGATCAAGACCACCGGCAAGCACGCCGTCTCGGTGCAGCTGCACCCTGACGTCGCCGCGACCGTCCGGCTCGAGGTCGTCGCAGTCTGA